The genomic region TGAATATAGAGCCATAGTACAAGGAACATGTGAGCTTATTTGAATTCAAAGGTTGATGATTGATTTGAATATGCCTTTGACTTACACCATGAAGTTGTTTAGTGACAGTAAATCAGCAATAAGTGTGGTTCATAACCCAATTCAACATGACAGAATGAAGCATGTGAGAATTTATAggaattttattaagtttgaaATAGAAAGCGGGACTATTGCTTTATCCTATATTCCTACCAAGTCTCAATAAGCAGATGTTTTTACAAAGGCCTTATCTAAACCAGAATTTGATTTGTGTATTAGCAAGCTGGGAATGATAGATATCTATTCACCAGCTTAAGGGGGAGTGTTGGAAACAATATTTAAATCCCAAAAATTATGGAATAATCAAATAGGAAGTAGAATCATTGTATATTCTTGCTTGTTTTAGTTGCTGCCTAATTTAGGGGATTTAGTTTCTAAGAATAGCAGatattgtaaataaattaggtgtattcctttttcttatatatagaCCATGTAATTTCAGCAGAAACATATGAAAAATACAGTTTTTTCTTCCTGTTGTGTGTTTTGTTCATAATCATTTAAAGTTCGCATGATCCTTGTTCAGAAATAGGTCAGAGCGCTCaactttaaaattcaataacaCCATCAGAGAGTTGGCACAACTTCAAAGGCTAGGTGTTTTTAACTCTTCACAGTGGATAAGAAATATTAGCCATCATAATTTATCAACTTCGAAAATTTTTAACCTTCCAACACCTGTATAAATTTGTTCATTAATCACATATGCTTATATCCGTCAGTTTTTTATCATGCAATACTTTGGGGACTGAAAGGCATGAGTGTGCATCCACCAATCAATATGGCATACAAACGCATCTACATCCATATCCAAACACAAGTTTCTCTAACAAATTCAGTATGGTTAATATATGTGTTCCAAGAATTCTTTTTATggtttccttttcctttttgtatCTAGTGGCTAGGATCACATTGTGCTTAGTTGCATAGCTAAAATCTCTTCTCAGCCCCTGAGTGGGTTCAAAACCCAAGAGTTGAGGAACACACATGTAGGTCTATGCCACAGGCCATAAGACTATCCACAAACTTTGTAGTTGCCACAACTACAAGGTGTGATAGCTTGTGGGAAGTCCCAAAGGACGCAAATTGTCCACAGCAATATCCTCCTTATAAATTGTCAATGGCATTtaataagatatatattattagtttatgAACTTGAACCTGAGTAACCAATGCATAAAGGGGCAAGGTGCTGTAGCTGCAGAGGAATTGTCCAGCAAATCtacaagagaagaaaataatgtaTCATATTCATAGCTGCTGATAACTATACAGAAAAAGAATGCTGAAAGAAATGCATACCCCAATATAAGTCGAATATATACCAGCAAATGGTTCCGGATAAAGCAGGAGTTGTATCCAAACTGCCACTGTTACAGACAAAAAACAGAAAACTAGTGAAACAGAATCTAGTATCCTGCAAGTGTAGGAAAAAATTATCTTACTTTTCCTTTTAGGTTTCCCATGGTATTTTTTGATTCCatgaaatttaagaaattggTTTTGAAGTAAATTTGAGCTTggtaaaattgatttaaacagtCATTTTCAACAGTCAATTGAACATCAATCCAGTCATGGAAGAGGAGGTACCCAGaaccaaaagaaagaagcCAACTCAAATGAATTCTGCAATGAAAATCACAAAAAAGGAGAAACATTAATGTCAGTTCTACTAAACACTGATCTTTTCATGGTATAGAAAAAGCCattaaggaaaacaaaaagCAATGTCTTATGGCACTTTTAGACCCATCACTATGAGCTCCACTAACCTGGAACAGAATAAAATGGATCAAGGACAACAGCAGTTCTGGCTTCTTGAACCAGAAAAGGTCATCTCGAGGCTTCAGCTTTGTTCCTGAAAAGTATCCATTTATGCTAGCATTTTCCAATGCTAAGGTTGCAATAACATGCTGTAGTTTTGCACCCACCAAAAGGACAAGCTGCCAATGAAccaaaatattagaataattgCAATACAAATGAAATGACAAAGGACATCTCAAAaccttaataaatttaaaagtctCTTGGTAAATGTCCACTCTCTCTCTAAACCCATATGTTTTTCTGTAAATATCTATTTGTCAATGCATACTAGTGCTACTAACTAAAAATATCCTTTTCAAGCATAAGAGTGACTGGTTAAGCTGAAATTGAAAACGATAAATACTTACAGTAATAGGAATGACGGCTATCCAGAAATAGAGATTAGACCCTGTTGtaacaaacaaaaaacaaagaacCACCAAGTACAATGAGTTTGAAACTCAGAATATATCAATTAAACAGAAGTCAGGAAAGAAGATTAGCTTAGACCTGAAAATCTAATTGGTATCCATTATTAGAGAAAAATTGGCATCACGATATTAGACAGTGACTTGAGAAGAAAAACCATAAAGATGAAAAGGCAGAAGCAATTTCAACAAAGCACAGTTGCAAATTTTTCCCTAACATTAACCCAAGCAAGCACATATTCATTTTGCTGTCATACCTTTTATATTAAACAGCATGAAAGCGACAACAAATCCCCACAATGGACCACTGCAAGACAAGGAATAAACAGAGATTTGAGCTGGTTTATTCTCTAAAGAACTCAATCATGTAAAACCAACCatcaaaaagtaaattttttggACTTCCAAAAAGTTTGCATTAAATccaatacaataaataaatgccCAAGCACACTGCTTTTACCTCACACCAACTATCCTCTGGAATTCTTCTTCCATAGATCGAATCATGTAACTGTGAAAATCATATTTCGATGAGAGATTGTGATTCTGCcataaatataagaataaaagGACTAATTGTTAGTAAACACCAGTAAGGCTAGTACTACCTAGCATATCAACACAGATTCAAAGAGGAAGAATCTCCATACAAAGGGACTTGTCATAGTTCCTGAGATGGAATGCTTTAACTTGACATCTTATTTACTTATATCAATAGTATCATGCAGCATGTACAAGTAAATCTTATGGGTCCTTTATCCTGTCAATATGTACTCTAGAGGTCCTTATTGGCTTCTCTTCTGAGAGTAGCCCCTGCCTCTTGTTCCTCTTTTTTCGACCTCTATTTGTGTGGGAGTAAGAAACAGACAACTTTATCTTTGCTTAAATTGATATTCATAAACCCAACCTTGCATTTTTCTAGAGAGAATTGAACCTAGCTCTTTTTAAGTGGATGAAAGCATTCACTTCAAAACCAAAACTTGATTAACAAGTCACTCATTTTACAAAATATTCAAACAGGAAAATCAAGTACGAATGTAATTCATTTTTGCTGCTTAAccaatttctttaatatgttCTGCACAAATCTATATTTTTGTGTAGTGGTGTCTGTGGAAAACTGACTAAGATAGCAGCAAAACCATTCATATCTACACATAAATAAGATAGACTAAACAGGTAAATAAAGACaagttaaaaagaatacaCTTTCAAGAATCATGCTCATATATACATACCAAAGAAACagaacattttttttttaactttggTTTCTGATAGATGGGAATGCAGCATACCGTGATGAAGCCCTTGCGGAGGGTAAGATAGTCCGGGCGAACTACTGAACGCCCAAACTGCCGGAAGAAACAAGTCTGCAAGGTGATAAAAACCAAAACTTCAACAGATTATCATTCAGACCAATATAAACAGATACACACACTGCAAACAATAGAATCAAAttgacaaaataataaaaatagaaagagagaaaCCAATAAGGGTGATTGAGCAAGTGTGCAACATAAACACAATTGGAAAAGAAGGGAAGGGGAGAGGGTGGAAGAAAAGCTAATAGAATACAATCTTCTCTGTCACTTGCTTAAcacctaaaataaaaaagctcCAATGCAACCAAGCTGTAGTTTCCTGATGCAGGAAAACAATATTGAAACTAGGGAATCTAATTCTTATTGAGGAATTAAGAATATGTTCTAAGAACAATATCTTGAGGGTTAGAGGCACATGGTGCTATAATTGGCAAAAAGCAtggaatatataaatttcaatacATAAATTTCCTCTGCTTAAAGCATGGAATATATTACAACAAACAAAAAGCagttaagaaaaagaaagatggtATCTGTACCTACCACCCAGATAAGAAAACTATTCTTGACCAAAGGATTTGATGCATGATATCTGACAAAAGTTGTCTGCCTCCGCAACGTCTGCTCTCTTGTGATTTCTGATGCAGGATACATTACAGTGCATTTGTACACCAATGCTTATTCATAACATCaaaaaagcatataaaataGCTATAACAATCTGCATTTATTGCCATAGTGAGTAGTGATGAATAACCAAGCAGAAAACtgttttctatatattttcctcttttcttttctatcctTTTTCATACTTCTCAATGATTCCACAAGTCTTTAGTTCTATGACCAAGTATCCTCTATTTTGTTCTACTATAAAATTCATCTAATATTGTTGAATGTTAACCCATCAACATCATAGATTGTTATTTGTTGACCTCACCTTACAAAGTTTTGCCCAAGTTACTAAGATAAAATAGACATGGGAAAGAAACTAACTATTATAGCAAAAAGACATTTATCAAGAGACAAACATTTGTTGTTTTCATGTCTGCACCCAGTCCttagtattaatattttgGAAAATTGCAAGTCAAACGAAAGCCCTTACTTTAGACAAAACTATGGCCTTCCaaatttgattttccaaaGGAAAAAAGTGAGTCGGACAACAGTTGAAGGCTTGGAGCACCACTAACATGAGTAGAAAAAGTTTACAAGAAACCATTCCCAAattatcaaagttcaaagtttCTCCTATCTAGACTTTGTCTTCCTGAATTCGATAGTTTATCACTGCTAATTTCCCCAAGTcgacaaaataattttaaattttttaatccacCCAAAATTcactgaaaagaaaattttctgCAGCTGTCCTACTTCTAcaagtctttttcttttttctttttcccaaGTTCCAGTTCTTATATAAACATCCTAATTCCACTAGTAAATAGTTAAAGTCAAGGATCAAACTTGATATCTTCTCAAAGTTCCAGAACtgcataaaaatttatgtattcaaGTGCTActtataatatcaaaaattcagaAGAGgggttaaatatatattttgaggATTGGCAACACAATAGAATGCTCAATCAACAAAGAAAGGATCAAGGGTTTCCTGTTATTTGGATACCTGTTAAGGTATCATGGCGGTCCCAATGAGCCTCGTCTTCCCACACCCTCCAACTATGAATCTGGTTAAACAAAATTACAATTAGAAGGAGCATATTGCCCTAAGATACAAATAATTGGCTTAGAACACTACAGAGCACATTAGACATGCGAAGATATCAGATAATGCAAGAGCCAATGATCAAAACAAGAGGTGCTTATTGCAAGATTAGCATGCTGGTATCATTCTCTATGCAAAGGCATAACAAACTTTATATGTGATCAATATGGCATAAGTCAACAATTCCTTTATATGCAGACATACAGGGTAACATTTAACACTACATAATGGTTCAAAAATGGGCCTAAGCTAACCAACAAAATTGACTGAATATGAGAGGAAATAATCGATGTCAAGTGATGAGAGTTGTCAATAACAAGAAAGCCCTCCAATAAATGCAACTCATATCATATTGATGTTCGCACCTAAAAATTTAAGCAATGAGGTGGAGAAGGTATATAAATGATCTAACTAAACCTCACATAAACCAACATAGGATTATCAATACACATGAAAAATTGAGctttaaagaaatttacaGTGTTCTTGCCATCCAAAAGCACAGCAGCATTATTATCTGTTGAACCATAAGAAACAACTCCacatctttaatatttttaattttaactgcagtatttatattcaattaaaagaattgaatatTTGCATATCGAACATGAACTTCCTCAttgaagaaaattaattaaatatgaccATTGTGAACTCAGAGTATGCTTTACATAGCTACTAAGCAGTTTGCAGTACCTCACCCCTGTGCACATTATCCTCTACAGTGTAAGCTTGGCATTCTACAGCAAGagcttatattttttctacaTTTAAAAAGCTCTTGGTTGTGACAAGaacaatgataataatttaaagaaaaaaagaaactaccAGTTCTGTTAACCCATActatcaacaaaaatagaacaCAATATTAACTCTGCAAACAAGTCATCAATTTTTCCACTACAGTTAATCATTCCTAAAAAAGTTCTGTATTGACGAATCAACtattataaatacaaatttttctGCTAGAATAGAATTATGGCACATTTTGTAACCTTCACAATAGCCAGCAACATGGTTAAGCAACTGTAAGATATATGTGTAATTGCCATGACGAAGATGAAGCGATGCAACTGCTCAAGACCTTCACGTGACACAAACGGCTCATGTCCCTGAGCAAAGGAGCAGTTATTACCATATCATAGggcatttaaaaaatatgaaaagaaagtaTCAGAAATAAGACAATAAAATAGAAACTTTCTATTGTATATCTAAACTAGAAAGATTGAGAGTGCTGCCTGATAGAAGTAACAAacttttttgataattaagtTTTGGCGGTTTTCGTTATAGGTTTCTGACTTTGAGCCTTTAATGCTGTTTTCTGTTAATTTCTTATCTATTCACATATTGTTTTCATCACTGGAGGATACCCATCCTCATTAGATTTCTTCTCCTAATTTCaaagttaaaaatttcttttcaatgCATGGAAAAATTCCATCTTTCCAGAATCAATAGAAAACATTAAGTAAGATCCTGCACAATACATTCATGGATAAATGACATACCTCTTTGCAAGTATTCTGATCCAGGCCATCAAGTATTCTCCGGACTGAGATAGGAGAAACAGAAAGCATCAGTAGTTTACGCCCCTCGGAAGATTTTTCTTCCATGTCATCAATCTCAGACCTAGAGCAAGGAGCAAAAGTACTATCATAGAACTTTGATGGAATGCAAATATTGGCTATCACGCTTGAGGTAGCCGTTAGAAGGAGCGATATGAATCCAAGCAGCATCAGCTCTGAAGACAAGTCCAAAAGATAATATAGACTTTAAAACAAGTGACAGAATTAGCTGAGTCCACTttaccaaaagaaaatattaaaacatatagaGTTGCATAAAGAAGTTAGGCAAACTaccttctttcattttctccaCAGCTGCAAGCAAAGGTTTCCGATTAGTTTTCCGTAGCCACTGAAACAAAGGGAAAAACAAGGGTTAAACATAACAGCTGTTGAAACTAAGATGAGCACCATTACAAGTAAAGCAAAATGGAGTTGCATCAccataaataaatgaattaattaaacaaagcaaaataaaatcttatcaAATAGTAACAATTACAATATAACTACATTCCAAAGAGCATATGATTGTTTTAACTGGGTAATAATATGCTTATCTTCATACAAAAAAATAGGTAACAGTGATGTATCACGACAGCCCATTCAACCATGTGATATAATAATCAGCGGCAGCATCCCTGCCCATAATCCAGCATAACCCATGACTTTGCACCTCCAACTTATTGTTGGGCCTAATGTAAGAACACAACATCTTCTGCAATTCTCTATATCATCAGAAATTCCTTACGTAAAACGTTAACCAGATTGTTTTCAGGACATTCTGAAAGTACAGAACTTATATGCAATTCAAATGACCAAAGAAACTCATAATCATGTAAGAACTTTGacttcataaataaaaaaataaaataattgtaacACTATGCAACTGTGAAAAATACTAGTAAAAGATACTAATCCGCTAAAAGAGAGTACGACAATTATGCATCAGATCCTTCATAGTGGTAGTTTCAGAAATCTTGACAAAAGGATGAcattaaacaataattaataacaaaaacaaagtaaattaagataaaaactTACATTGCTTAACCGGTGAATTGAGCGTTCCACAATCAAagaaacaaccacaaaaattGTCAACACAGTTGCAACTGACCATGTTGGAGTTAAGGCCAATGATCTCATTTCTTTGGTATTTTCTGCCATTTAATAAAACAATCCTACTCATACACCACCGAGAACCACTTTTTTCAAATCTCACCCCCACTAAAATTCCCCTTTCAGGCCAAGCAGagtaaaaaaatcaaaacccaTCTCATCAAAGTGCAATTGCAGATTACACTTAGCCTCCAAATTTCATACACACCCTACACAATATAAATAGCAAACTCCTAAATGATAATCCTTTTTCAACAGCAATAAAGCAAAAGAGACAAGTCGGAAAAGATGAGTACTTCACAATCTAAAGTTATAGTTTTTATATACAGAAACACGAgacaagaaaaaaaggaaaatgaacgGCAAAGTTTCTTCCTTTTTGTCACTGTTTTATGTAGAGAAACAACCAAAACGCAGAAGCGTTTTCTCCTTCTATCAAAGTTGCTCCAGGTATCCTCTTccctctataaaaaaatttctcttctttctctctgtTTCAAAGAAGCTACTAACCAcccactttctttttctctacgGACTATACGTTTGTGAACATGGAAACTTTAACGGGTTGCTACATTTTCATGAAAAGCAAAGAAATTTGATTCAGAACGATTCACATTGGAAGAAAAGCAGATCCACTtaatgaaatttcttttttataggGTCCTACAATTGTAAGAGATTGATGGGTTCTAGGAATTGTTCTGTTCGTTTCTGttaaagaaagacaaaaagaagAGATCTAAATAATAATCACTTCGGAGTCTGGAAAGTGCTCGGCTACTTCTCTCTGTTTCA from Ricinus communis isolate WT05 ecotype wild-type chromosome 9, ASM1957865v1, whole genome shotgun sequence harbors:
- the LOC8288358 gene encoding MLO-like protein 11; its protein translation is MAENTKEMRSLALTPTWSVATVLTIFVVVSLIVERSIHRLSNWLRKTNRKPLLAAVEKMKEELMLLGFISLLLTATSSVIANICIPSKFYDSTFAPCSRSEIDDMEEKSSEGRKLLMLSVSPISVRRILDGLDQNTCKEGHEPFVSREGLEQLHRFIFVMAITHISYSCLTMLLAIVKIHSWRVWEDEAHWDRHDTLTEITREQTLRRQTTFVRYHASNPLVKNSFLIWVTCFFRQFGRSVVRPDYLTLRKGFITNHNLSSKYDFHSYMIRSMEEEFQRIVGVSGPLWGFVVAFMLFNIKGSNLYFWIAVIPITLVLLVGAKLQHVIATLALENASINGYFSGTKLKPRDDLFWFKKPELLLSLIHFILFQNSFELASFFWFWWQFGYNSCFIRNHLLVYIRLILGFAGQFLCSYSTLPLYALVTQMGTNYKAALIPQRIRETIHGWGKAARRKRRHGMFTDDSTIHTDTSTVLSLEEDDTQYIDISETATGAHNEIELQPASTPSNSTPPFPNETSSRVGTPLLRPSASISLQKTPNYLTEIIPRSSSLPARRD